GGGTGGCTAGAGACCTCGGACGTTTTAGCGACGGATCTGGCCCAACAAATGACAACCTTGGGAGTCAGTGCCCTGATCTATACCGATATACATCGGGATGGAACCCTCCAAGGCCCTAACCTAGCGTCTTTGCGGGAACTGGCAACCACTGTATCAATTCCCGTCATTGCCTCGGGGGGCATCAGTTCCATCACTGACTTACTGAGCTTGCTGAGTCTGGTACCCCTGGGGGTCACAGGTGCCATTGTGGGTCGAGCCTTATATACGGGTGCGATTGCCTTACCAGAGGCGTTGCGAGCCATCGGCAATGGGCGCTGGCAGGATGTCCCCACGACGGATGTAGGTTTCTCCACCTTTGCCTAGTCATGCTTGATTGCCTCCAAACAGCAACCAACCTCGCGGACTGACCGGGCTACAATCTGGGAAATAAATGCTGAGTTTTGTAAACTAGAAGTATCCTCCGCACCTAATGCAACTATGAATCTTGATAGCCTGATTGACTCGCTGCGTAAAGGATGGCAAATCTCCCTGGGAGCGACATCTTCCCTCATAGAGATGCTGCAAGACCCGGAAAAGCGTCAGCAAAATGTTCATCAGTGGGAAGAATCCCTGAGTGAACTGCCCTATGTGCTTCAAGATCCTCAGAAACGGGACGAGCGCATCCAACAACTTCAGGAGACCCTGGAACAATTAACCCAAGAATGGGCTACTAAAGGTGAAGTCGCTGAGCGGG
This window of the Neosynechococcus sphagnicola sy1 genome carries:
- a CDS encoding HisA/HisF-related TIM barrel protein, translated to MLRPWRCRFRSGGGLRDRASVKQLLDLGVHQVILGTIAVEQPQLVADLCGEFPGQIIVGIDAREGRVATKGWLETSDVLATDLAQQMTTLGVSALIYTDIHRDGTLQGPNLASLRELATTVSIPVIASGGISSITDLLSLLSLVPLGVTGAIVGRALYTGAIALPEALRAIGNGRWQDVPTTDVGFSTFA